One Alnus glutinosa chromosome 3, dhAlnGlut1.1, whole genome shotgun sequence genomic region harbors:
- the LOC133863628 gene encoding (+)-neomenthol dehydrogenase-like, translating to MTEALLPLLQLSDSPRIVNVSSSMGQLKSIPNEWAKGVLGDADSLTEERVDEVLSEFLKDFKEGSLETKGWPGFMPACRVSKAAQNAYTRIMAKKYPSFRVNCFCPGFVKTDMNHNTGYFTIDEGAEGAVRLALLPNDGPSGLFFRLNEVSTFD from the exons ATGACTGAAGCACTGCTTCCACTCCTTCAGCTATCCGATTCACCAAGGATTGTCAATGTTTCCTCTTCCATGGGGCAGTTAAAG AGCATACCAAATGAATGGGCTAAAGGAGTGTTAGGTGATGCTGACAGCCTCACAGAAGAAAGAGTGGATGAGGTATTGAGTGAATTTCTGAAAGATTTTAAAGAGGGTTCTTTAGAAACCAAAGGGTGGCCTGGTTTTATGCCCGCCTGTAGAGTTTCAAAAGCGGCTCAAAATGCCTACACAAGAATCATGGCCAAGAAGTATCCATCTTTCCGTGTCAATTGCTTCTGCCCTGGCTTTGTCAAGACTGATATGAATCACAATACTGGCTACTTCACGATTGATGAAGGTGCAGAAGGTGCTGTAAGGTTAGCGCTACTGCCCAACGATGGTCCTTCTGGCCTATTCTTTCGTCTGAATGAAGTGTCAACTTTCGATTAA